The Hevea brasiliensis isolate MT/VB/25A 57/8 chromosome 9, ASM3005281v1, whole genome shotgun sequence nucleotide sequence AGGCTGCAGGTAGACCCAAGAAAGCCACTGTCGGAAAACGAAAAGGAGCACCCTCTGTTCCTTTGGACTTAAACTCTCCACCTTAACCTTCCTCTGAACCAGTCAGTAAAAGAACTAGATCCTCCTTGCAAATTCCATCACCAGCTATTCAAACCCCTGTACCTCAGTCACCCTTACACTCTCCCCTGCCTGCCACTGCTCTAGCAGCACCTGCGTCATCTGTCGATGATATAGAGGAGGTactttctccattaccttgggcctTTAAAGACATGGATACGAAAAATGCTTATGAGAGTTTAGCTTCTAAACCTATTTTGGCaaacaaatatatggatgagcagattttaaaagaattagtcatttatgactctgtatttgcctATTTAGATGCTGTCAACTGGACTAAGTTTGCTAggattagggaaccagtgtacaaggTTTTGACATtggaatttttgagttccttaaggctgaatttcaaattgacagtacctgagcataaggatgtgatctattttcgatgtgctggcattgatagggagttagacatggatgctatgaatgcaatttttggttttcagggtTCGAGCTATAAAAATATAGAGTGGCAACAAACCATCTATGACCCTGTTCAGTTTTGGAAAGACATTGCACCTTTTGGGGGTTATTATAGACAGAGGACAGCCAAAGCGTCTAGGATAGTTGATCATGTATTGAAACACCTCCATAGATTCATCtcttacactgttttaggaaggggacacagtaACAGCATTGTGGGTGCTAGagatttatttttcttgtggtgtatgaaggagagaaaacaagtgagcacagcccatttcctagctactcattggcaccaaattgtcacaaagcATACCAAAGGTAGTATAGTCTTTGGAGGCTATATAACTGCCATAGCCAattcatttagctttgatgctagtctatataagCTACTGCCAGTGTCTGGTGAATCATATATAGACAGCATAATGTTGCTACACAAGGATGTTTGTGAGAAAGTAGGACATACCTATGCTTTGTTACAGCAGCATCCTGAAGCCAGTGGTATTGCAGGCCCAACTACCTTTGCACCAGCAGAACCCCAAACAACCACTGCCCCGCAGTTTTCAGCAGATATTTTGTCCCTCTTAAAATCATTGGAATCTAAAATAGCCAGtttcactgtccaaccatctATTCCCTCACCTGACACCATAGATATCCTTGCAACCTTGAAGAGCTTAGAAGTCAAAATTGATACCATGGGTCAGCAGCAGGTCAACtaaaagaagaagctagaaaagaaacttaaaaagagattttcatctcttaaaatGAAACAGAAGCAGCAACAACTTCAAATGTTGGAACTCTACAACAAATTAGCCCAATCtaataacaatttatatcattggggccaagacatgcttcaagaaatgaaagacctcacataaaatttggaaac carries:
- the LOC110637091 gene encoding pollen-specific leucine-rich repeat extensin-like protein 2; translation: MGIPSSLPTNPNPSPSPPLPQSPPPQTLSLPQSPPPQTPPLPQGQTPTLIPPTPFSPQTEPQNETPIFETSFQEPMSEPAPTQTKSKFSKRTRSSLQIPSPAIQTPVPQSPLHSPLPATALAAPASSVDDIEEGSSYKNIEWQQTIYDPVQFWKDIAPFGGYYRQRTAKASRIVDHQHPEASGIAGPTTFAPAEPQTTTAPQFSADILSLLKSLESKIASFTVQPSIPSPDTIDILATLKSLEVKIDTMGQQQVN